One part of the Humulus lupulus chromosome 9, drHumLupu1.1, whole genome shotgun sequence genome encodes these proteins:
- the LOC133801992 gene encoding probable cadmium/zinc-transporting ATPase HMA1, chloroplastic, whose product MALAAFASVFMGNAVEGGLLLAMFNLAHIAEEYFTSRSMIDVKELKENHPESALVLDMNEDRLPNTTDLAYKRVPVHNIEVGSYVLVGAGESVPVDCEVFQGNATITIEHFTGEVKPLEIKVGDRIPGGARNLDGRIIVKVCLWTFS is encoded by the exons ATGGCTCTAGCGGCATTTGCTTCAGTATTTATGGGAAATGCCGTAGAAGGAGGGTTACTTCTTGCCATGTTTAATTTGGCTCATATAG CTGAAGAGTACTTCACCAGCCGTTCAATGATTGATGTTAAAGAGTTGAAGGAAAATCATCCTGAATCTGCTCTTGTGCTGGATATGAATGAAGATAGACTTCCTAACACAACCGATTTGGCATACAAAAGGGTTCCTGTACATAATATAGAAGTGGGATCCTATGTTTTGGTTGGAGCTGGTGAG TCTGTGCCTGTAGACTGTGAAGTTTTTCAAGGCAATGCAACCATTACTATCGAACACTTCACGGGTGAAGTCAAACCTTTAGAGATTAAAGTTGGAGACAGGATTCCTGGTGGAGCAAGAAATTTGGATGGTAGGATAATTGTGAAGGTATGTTTATGGACTTTCTCATAG